One genomic window of Streptomonospora nanhaiensis includes the following:
- the arfB gene encoding alternative ribosome rescue aminoacyl-tRNA hydrolase ArfB, which produces MGRTPEPVGRPQTADPVRTSPRVRLVEQELVWRFSRSGGPGGQHVNTSDTRVSLSLDLATTRSLSAPERERALRRLAGHLVGTVYTVTVEDFRSQARNRDTARERLAVRLSLAAAPEPRARRATRPTRGSAERRLAAKKRRSQVKRMRGRGADD; this is translated from the coding sequence ATGGGCAGGACACCGGAGCCGGTGGGCCGGCCGCAGACCGCCGACCCGGTCCGCACCTCCCCCCGCGTCCGGCTCGTCGAGCAGGAGCTGGTCTGGCGGTTCTCCCGCTCCGGCGGACCCGGCGGCCAGCACGTCAACACCTCCGACACCCGCGTCTCGCTCTCCCTGGACCTGGCGACCACCCGGTCGCTGTCCGCGCCGGAGCGCGAACGCGCGCTGCGCCGCCTGGCGGGCCACCTGGTCGGGACCGTCTACACCGTCACGGTCGAGGACTTCCGCTCCCAGGCGCGCAACCGCGACACCGCCCGGGAGCGCCTGGCGGTGCGGCTCTCCCTCGCCGCCGCGCCCGAGCCCCGCGCCCGGCGCGCCACCCGGCCCACGCGCGGTTCCGCCGAGCGGCGGCTGGCGGCCAAGAAGCGGCGATCCCAGGTCAAGCGCATGCGCGGGCGCGGCGCCGACGACTGA
- a CDS encoding ABC transporter ATP-binding protein, translated as MSSDGNEATRTAPGAAGDPLAAVEPVPGVAKPDPILTASNIRRSFGGLTAVNVDRLEVQRGTITALIGPNGAGKSTLFNLLTGFDKPNEGTWEFQGRPLNGVAGHRVARRGMVRTFQLTKALTRLTVLENMLLAAPGQVGEGFFGAFGWWMWRRQEEANRERAMDLLARFKLDAKKDDIAGSLSGGQRKLLEMARALMVNPSMVMLDEPMAGVNPALVQSLLGHITALRDEGTTVLFVEHDMDVIMGISDWIVVLAQGRVIAEGRPSDVRSDQQVIDAYLGTQHDEPRGGAKTEVKP; from the coding sequence ATGTCAAGTGACGGGAACGAAGCGACGCGCACCGCGCCCGGCGCGGCCGGCGACCCGCTGGCCGCGGTGGAGCCGGTGCCCGGCGTCGCCAAGCCGGACCCCATCCTGACCGCGTCGAACATCCGCCGCTCCTTCGGCGGCCTGACCGCGGTGAACGTGGACCGCCTGGAGGTCCAGCGCGGCACCATCACCGCGCTGATCGGTCCCAACGGCGCGGGCAAGTCGACGCTGTTCAACCTGCTCACCGGGTTCGACAAGCCCAACGAGGGCACCTGGGAGTTCCAGGGCCGCCCCCTCAACGGGGTGGCCGGCCACCGGGTGGCGCGCCGGGGCATGGTGCGCACCTTCCAGCTCACCAAGGCCCTGACCCGCCTGACCGTGCTGGAGAACATGCTGCTGGCCGCGCCCGGCCAGGTCGGTGAGGGGTTCTTCGGCGCCTTCGGCTGGTGGATGTGGCGCAGGCAGGAGGAGGCCAACCGCGAGCGCGCCATGGACCTGCTCGCCCGGTTCAAGCTCGACGCCAAGAAGGACGACATCGCCGGCAGCCTGTCCGGCGGCCAGCGCAAGCTGCTGGAGATGGCGCGGGCGCTCATGGTCAACCCGAGCATGGTCATGCTCGACGAGCCCATGGCCGGGGTGAACCCCGCCCTGGTGCAGTCGCTGCTGGGCCACATCACGGCGCTGCGCGACGAGGGCACCACCGTGCTCTTCGTCGAGCACGACATGGACGTGATCATGGGCATCAGCGACTGGATCGTGGTCCTCGCCCAGGGCCGGGTCATCGCCGAGGGCCGGCCCTCCGACGTCCGGTCCGACCAGCAGGTCATCGACGCCTACCTGGGCACCCAGCACGACGAGCCGCGCGGCGGCGCGAAGACGGAGGTGAAGCCGTGA
- a CDS encoding branched-chain amino acid ABC transporter permease — translation MRTRLVTLLLAVIAALLAIPGTAAADAQGGESVWGQIRNPDSDDEGVEGIDIAVSQEGEEIGSATTDADGNWEVEVPEPGTYQVVLDEETVPEEFDLLQVPAGAERDVEVRADQRFAVVYRLVPQGEGDVAASPSESAESDSEDSGGSGGEDSAGSGAEAGEGVVESPGVAAGPGLVNQVVGLTVAGLLFGLIIAISSVGLSLIFGTTRLINFAHGDMVTFGAVMAMIFSGTSLLTGVHEPFADVPVLGLVTNPLIVGAALAVVCGAAVGGVLEVFLWRPLRRRNVAMIQMFIVTIGVALLLRHLLLVAFGANREKYVQFRIQDMITLGPIAITPRDLGIMVLSVAVLVGVASMLQFTRIGKAMRAVSDNRDLAESSGIDVNRVTVYVWMLGGGLSALGGVFLGLNQSVYWQMGFHLLLLMFAAVILGGLGTAYGAMVGGLAIGLVAQLSTLWFSAQLMNVWALLIMIVVLLVRPQGILGRRERVG, via the coding sequence GTGCGCACACGCCTCGTGACGCTGCTGCTCGCCGTCATCGCCGCACTCCTGGCGATCCCGGGGACAGCAGCAGCAGACGCCCAGGGCGGTGAGTCTGTGTGGGGCCAGATCCGCAACCCCGACAGCGACGACGAAGGTGTCGAAGGCATCGACATCGCCGTGTCGCAGGAGGGCGAGGAGATCGGCTCCGCCACCACCGACGCCGACGGCAATTGGGAAGTAGAGGTGCCCGAACCCGGCACCTACCAGGTGGTGCTCGACGAGGAGACCGTCCCCGAAGAGTTCGACCTGCTTCAGGTTCCCGCGGGAGCCGAACGGGACGTGGAGGTGCGGGCGGACCAGCGCTTCGCCGTGGTCTACCGGCTCGTGCCCCAAGGGGAGGGCGACGTCGCCGCCTCGCCCAGCGAGTCCGCGGAGTCCGACTCCGAGGACTCCGGCGGCTCCGGCGGTGAGGACTCCGCCGGCTCCGGCGCCGAGGCGGGCGAGGGCGTCGTCGAGTCCCCCGGGGTGGCCGCGGGGCCCGGCCTGGTCAACCAGGTCGTCGGCCTGACCGTCGCCGGCCTGCTGTTCGGCCTGATCATCGCGATCTCCTCGGTGGGCCTGTCGCTCATCTTCGGCACCACCCGGCTCATCAACTTCGCCCACGGCGACATGGTCACCTTCGGCGCCGTGATGGCCATGATCTTCAGCGGCACGTCGCTGCTCACCGGCGTCCACGAGCCCTTCGCCGACGTGCCCGTGCTGGGGCTGGTCACCAATCCGCTGATCGTGGGTGCGGCACTGGCCGTGGTCTGCGGCGCCGCGGTGGGCGGGGTGCTCGAGGTGTTCCTGTGGCGGCCGCTGCGCCGGCGCAACGTCGCGATGATCCAGATGTTCATCGTGACCATCGGCGTGGCCCTGCTGCTGCGCCACCTGCTGCTGGTGGCCTTCGGCGCCAACCGCGAGAAGTACGTGCAGTTCCGCATCCAGGACATGATCACCCTGGGGCCGATCGCGATCACCCCCCGCGACCTGGGAATCATGGTGCTGTCGGTGGCGGTGCTGGTCGGCGTGGCGAGCATGCTGCAGTTCACCCGCATCGGCAAGGCCATGCGCGCGGTCTCGGACAACCGCGACCTCGCCGAGTCCTCGGGCATCGACGTCAACCGCGTCACCGTCTACGTGTGGATGCTGGGCGGCGGCCTGTCGGCGCTGGGCGGGGTGTTCCTGGGCCTCAACCAGTCGGTGTACTGGCAGATGGGCTTCCACCTGCTGCTGCTGATGTTCGCCGCCGTCATCCTGGGCGGTCTGGGCACCGCCTACGGCGCGATGGTCGGCGGCCTGGCGATCGGGCTCGTCGCGCAGCTGTCCACCCTGTGGTTCTCGGCGCAGCTGATGAACGTGTGGGCACTGCTGATCATGATCGTCGTGTTGTTGGTCCGGCCGCAGGGCATCCTCGGCCGGCGCGAGCGGGTCGGCTAG
- a CDS encoding ABC transporter substrate-binding protein, producing MPRKKALSLIAAASALTLGLTACGGGGGEDGGGENEPLQYGYVLPETGDLSHLGPPQISAAQYAREQINSAGGVLGAELPEMLTGDEANDAAQATEAASRLIDQDADVIIGAAASGMTQAIMDTVTSAEVVECSGSNTAPGLAEEDESGFYWRTAPSDLMQGPVLAQKIAADGHQSVAITYRADDYGEGLANATADALEQNGIEVTFNEGYDPNASNFDSVINGIADAEPDAVVIVAFEEGVQVVTGLIEAGVSADQMYGTDGLNDETLAEKVDAEDPGTVSGFQGTAPDNGGDDFIDDLTSFDSDLEVFQFSGQVYDCVIVTALAAEQAESTDPAVFVEEIAAVSKGGTECTTFEECRDLIADGEDIDYQGVSGPLDFNDTGDVTSATFQIYGFDDEGVHSKQDEITVDAESGE from the coding sequence ATGCCAAGAAAGAAGGCCCTCAGCCTCATCGCTGCGGCCTCGGCCCTCACCCTTGGGTTGACCGCCTGCGGAGGCGGCGGAGGAGAGGACGGAGGCGGCGAGAACGAGCCGCTGCAGTACGGCTACGTCCTTCCGGAGACGGGTGACCTCTCCCACCTGGGCCCGCCCCAGATCAGCGCGGCGCAGTACGCGCGCGAGCAGATCAACAGCGCCGGCGGCGTCCTCGGCGCGGAGCTGCCCGAGATGCTCACCGGCGACGAGGCCAACGACGCGGCGCAGGCCACCGAGGCCGCCAGCCGCCTGATCGACCAGGACGCCGACGTCATCATCGGCGCCGCCGCCTCCGGCATGACCCAGGCCATCATGGACACGGTCACCAGCGCCGAGGTCGTGGAGTGCTCCGGCTCCAACACCGCCCCGGGCCTGGCCGAGGAGGACGAGAGCGGGTTCTACTGGCGGACCGCCCCCAGCGACCTCATGCAGGGCCCGGTGCTCGCGCAGAAGATCGCCGCCGACGGCCACCAGAGCGTCGCGATCACCTACCGCGCCGACGACTACGGCGAGGGCCTGGCCAACGCCACCGCCGACGCGCTGGAGCAGAACGGCATCGAGGTGACGTTCAACGAGGGCTACGACCCCAACGCCTCCAACTTCGACTCCGTGATCAACGGCATCGCCGACGCCGAGCCCGACGCGGTCGTCATCGTCGCCTTCGAGGAGGGCGTGCAGGTCGTCACCGGCCTGATCGAGGCCGGGGTCAGCGCCGACCAGATGTACGGCACCGACGGCCTGAACGACGAGACCCTCGCCGAGAAGGTCGACGCCGAGGACCCGGGCACGGTCTCCGGCTTCCAGGGCACCGCCCCCGACAACGGCGGGGACGACTTCATCGACGACCTCACGTCCTTCGACAGCGACCTGGAGGTCTTCCAGTTCTCCGGCCAGGTCTACGACTGCGTGATCGTCACGGCGCTGGCGGCCGAGCAGGCCGAGAGCACCGACCCCGCGGTCTTCGTGGAGGAGATCGCGGCGGTGTCCAAGGGGGGCACCGAGTGCACCACCTTCGAGGAGTGCCGCGACCTGATCGCCGACGGCGAGGACATCGACTACCAGGGCGTCAGCGGTCCGCTCGACTTCAACGACACCGGTGACGTCACCTCGGCGACGTTCCAGATCTACGGCTTCGACGACGAGGGCGTCCACAGCAAGCAGGACGAGATCACCGTCGACGCGGAGTCCGGCGAGTAG
- a CDS encoding PaaI family thioesterase — translation MSIDAEKLNAMINANTAAGDLGRRMGLEVLEASADRVVGRMPVEGNTQPYGLLHGGASCVLAESLGSIGSMIHAGEGRVAMGVEINATHHRSATSGHITGVATPVHKGRTLATWDIAITDDEGRRVCTSRLTCLMRDA, via the coding sequence ATGTCGATCGACGCCGAGAAGCTGAACGCGATGATCAACGCCAACACGGCGGCCGGGGACCTCGGCCGGCGCATGGGCCTTGAGGTGCTGGAGGCGTCGGCCGACCGGGTGGTGGGCCGGATGCCGGTGGAGGGCAACACCCAGCCCTACGGGCTCCTCCACGGCGGCGCCTCGTGCGTGCTGGCGGAGTCGCTGGGCTCGATCGGCTCGATGATCCACGCCGGCGAGGGGCGGGTGGCCATGGGCGTCGAGATCAACGCGACCCACCATCGCAGCGCGACCTCCGGGCACATCACCGGTGTGGCCACGCCGGTGCACAAGGGCCGCACCCTGGCCACGTGGGACATCGCCATCACCGACGACGAGGGCCGGCGCGTGTGCACCTCGCGGCTGACCTGCCTGATGCGCGACGCCTGA
- the polA gene encoding DNA polymerase I has product MAFRAFFALPVDKFTTSTGQSTNAIYGFTSMLIKLLRDERPTHIAVAWDLSGPTFRDEIYTDYKAGRADTPQEFPSQVEFVQELLKLVGITSVSAPGYEADDVIATLAARGREEGMEVLIASGDRDAFQLVDRTCTVLYPGKSISDLTRMTPERVQEKYGVPPERYRDLAALVGEKADNLPGVPGVGPKTAAKWIAKYGSLEELVAHADEVTGKAGQSFRDHLDQVLRNQQLNRLDPDVRLDAGVHDLTMGEADRSGVNDLFDNLEFASTLRDRLFSVLGEAEQTAAPAVAAEEFSVDLTAAEPGTVAAWLQRHASSGARCGLAVTGTWGAGTGELTGLAVAAPDGPALHADPAALGADDESALAAWLADPRFPKALHDSKGPLLALWARGWELRGLTSDTALAAYLVQPGGRKFELGDLCRRFLNRELTEQQGDGGQLALDLGEGEGDSRAAERLDLAVRARATLDLAAGLDSDLDKRGGAALLRDVELPLVRVLAGMERTGIAADRAYLDSLEEEFAAAVRQAVAEAHRVVGREFNLGSPKQLQQILFTELDLPKTKRIKTGYTTDADALAWLAARTDNELPVILLRHRDQTRLRTTVEGLVKTIAADGRIHTTYNQTVAATGRLSSVEPNLQNIPVRTDAGRRIRRAFVVGEDYQHLLTADYSQIELRIMAHLSEDTALIEAFQTGHDFHAEIAARVFGIDVTEVDGEARARIKAMNYGLAYGLSEYGLSQQLGITPKEAKALMDDYFVQFGGVRDYLQAVVDRARRDGYTETMLGRRRYLPDLTSDNRQRRDMAERMALNAPIQGSAADIIKVAMLDVDTALREAGHRSRMLLQVHDELVLEVTADELDPVRKLVSDKMAGAYPLRVPLAVSVGVGRDWHDAAH; this is encoded by the coding sequence ATGGCGTTCCGCGCGTTCTTCGCCCTGCCGGTCGACAAGTTCACCACCAGCACGGGCCAGTCCACCAACGCCATCTACGGCTTCACCTCGATGCTGATCAAGCTGCTCCGCGATGAGCGGCCCACCCACATCGCGGTCGCCTGGGACCTCTCCGGACCCACCTTCCGCGACGAGATCTACACCGACTACAAGGCCGGGCGCGCCGACACCCCCCAGGAGTTCCCCTCCCAGGTGGAGTTCGTGCAGGAGCTGCTCAAGCTCGTGGGCATCACCAGCGTCTCCGCCCCCGGCTACGAGGCCGACGACGTCATCGCCACGCTCGCCGCCCGCGGCCGCGAGGAGGGCATGGAGGTCCTCATCGCCTCCGGCGACCGCGACGCCTTCCAGCTGGTCGACCGCACCTGCACCGTGCTCTACCCCGGCAAGAGCATCTCCGACCTCACCCGCATGACCCCCGAACGGGTCCAGGAGAAGTACGGCGTGCCGCCCGAGCGCTACCGCGACCTCGCCGCGCTCGTGGGCGAGAAGGCCGACAACCTCCCCGGCGTCCCCGGGGTGGGCCCCAAGACCGCCGCCAAGTGGATCGCCAAGTACGGCTCGCTCGAGGAGCTGGTCGCCCACGCCGACGAGGTCACCGGCAAGGCCGGCCAGAGCTTCCGCGACCACCTCGACCAGGTCCTGCGCAACCAGCAGCTCAACCGCCTCGACCCCGACGTCCGGCTCGACGCGGGCGTCCACGACCTCACCATGGGCGAGGCCGACCGCTCCGGCGTCAACGACCTCTTCGACAACCTGGAGTTCGCCTCCACCCTGCGCGACCGCCTCTTCTCCGTGCTGGGCGAGGCCGAGCAGACCGCCGCCCCCGCGGTCGCCGCCGAGGAGTTCAGCGTCGACCTCACCGCGGCCGAACCCGGCACCGTGGCCGCCTGGCTGCAGCGGCACGCCTCCTCCGGCGCCCGCTGCGGCCTGGCCGTCACCGGCACCTGGGGCGCGGGCACCGGCGAACTCACCGGCCTGGCCGTCGCCGCGCCCGACGGCCCCGCCCTCCACGCCGACCCCGCCGCCCTGGGCGCCGACGACGAGTCCGCCCTGGCCGCCTGGCTGGCCGACCCCCGCTTCCCCAAGGCCCTGCACGACTCCAAGGGCCCGCTGCTGGCCCTGTGGGCGCGCGGCTGGGAGCTGCGCGGCCTCACCAGCGACACCGCGCTCGCCGCCTACCTGGTGCAGCCCGGCGGGCGCAAGTTCGAGCTGGGCGACCTCTGCCGGCGCTTCCTCAACCGCGAACTCACCGAGCAGCAGGGCGACGGCGGCCAGCTCGCCCTCGACCTCGGCGAGGGCGAGGGCGACTCCCGCGCCGCCGAGCGCCTCGACCTCGCCGTGCGGGCCCGGGCCACCCTCGACCTCGCCGCCGGGCTCGACTCCGACCTCGACAAGCGCGGCGGCGCCGCGCTCCTGCGCGACGTCGAACTCCCGCTGGTGCGGGTGCTGGCCGGCATGGAGCGCACCGGCATCGCCGCCGACCGCGCCTACCTCGACTCCCTTGAGGAGGAGTTCGCCGCCGCCGTGCGCCAGGCCGTGGCCGAGGCGCACCGCGTGGTCGGCCGCGAGTTCAACCTCGGCTCGCCCAAGCAGCTCCAGCAGATCCTCTTCACCGAACTCGACCTCCCCAAGACCAAGCGCATCAAGACCGGCTACACCACCGACGCCGACGCGCTGGCCTGGCTGGCCGCGCGCACCGACAACGAGCTGCCGGTCATCCTGCTGCGCCACCGCGACCAGACCCGGCTGCGCACCACCGTCGAGGGGCTGGTCAAGACCATCGCCGCCGACGGCCGCATCCACACCACCTACAACCAGACCGTGGCCGCCACCGGCCGCCTCAGCTCGGTCGAACCCAACCTGCAGAACATCCCGGTGCGCACCGACGCCGGGCGGCGCATCCGGCGCGCGTTCGTGGTGGGCGAGGACTACCAGCACCTCCTCACCGCCGACTACAGCCAGATCGAGCTGCGCATCATGGCCCACCTGTCCGAGGACACCGCCCTCATCGAGGCGTTCCAGACCGGCCACGACTTCCACGCCGAGATCGCCGCCCGCGTCTTCGGCATCGACGTCACCGAGGTCGACGGCGAGGCCCGGGCGCGCATCAAGGCCATGAACTACGGCCTGGCCTACGGGCTGAGCGAGTACGGCCTCTCCCAGCAGCTGGGCATCACGCCCAAGGAGGCCAAGGCCCTCATGGACGACTACTTCGTCCAGTTCGGCGGGGTGCGCGACTACCTCCAGGCGGTCGTCGACCGCGCCCGGCGCGACGGCTACACCGAGACCATGCTGGGCCGCCGCCGCTACCTGCCCGACCTCACCAGCGACAACCGCCAGCGCCGGGACATGGCCGAACGCATGGCGCTCAACGCCCCCATCCAGGGCTCGGCCGCCGACATCATCAAGGTCGCCATGCTCGACGTCGACACCGCCCTGCGCGAGGCCGGCCACCGCTCCCGCATGCTCCTGCAGGTCCACGACGAACTCGTGCTGGAGGTCACCGCCGACGAGCTCGACCCCGTGCGAAAACTGGTGTCGGACAAGATGGCCGGCGCCTATCCTCTTCGTGTGCCGCTGGCGGTCTCCGTCGGCGTCGGCCGCGACTGGCACGACGCCGCGCACTGA
- a CDS encoding ABC transporter ATP-binding protein, with the protein MDHPPQTKAEAEVLQEHREDVLEHAGEAAPRVGDPGDYLLLAHELKAGYIPEVNILNGCTLTLTEGEVVGIIGPNGAGKSTLIKTIFGLLPVRSGSITLRGESIVRRSAHQLVSSGVGYVPQTQNVFPSLTVEENLEMGAFLRPKVFQRRLEAVAELFPLLGQRRKQKAGALSGGERQMVAMGRALMMEPSVLLLDEPTAGLSPMFQDEVFQRVRQINETGVSVIMVEQNARRCLQICDRGYVLDQGRNAYTGTGRQLLDDPNVIELYLGTLAKAD; encoded by the coding sequence CTGGACCACCCCCCGCAGACCAAGGCCGAGGCCGAGGTGCTGCAGGAGCACCGCGAGGACGTCCTGGAGCACGCGGGGGAGGCGGCACCGCGGGTCGGCGACCCCGGCGACTACCTGCTGCTGGCCCACGAGCTGAAGGCCGGCTACATCCCCGAGGTCAACATCCTCAACGGCTGCACGCTTACCCTCACCGAGGGCGAGGTCGTGGGGATCATCGGTCCCAACGGGGCGGGCAAGTCCACGCTGATCAAGACCATCTTCGGGCTGCTGCCGGTGCGCTCGGGCAGCATCACGCTGCGCGGCGAGAGCATCGTGCGCCGCAGCGCCCACCAGTTGGTCTCCAGCGGCGTGGGGTACGTGCCCCAGACGCAGAACGTGTTCCCCTCGCTGACCGTCGAGGAGAATTTGGAGATGGGCGCGTTCTTGCGGCCCAAGGTGTTCCAGCGCCGCCTGGAGGCGGTGGCCGAGCTGTTCCCGCTGCTGGGCCAGCGCCGCAAGCAGAAGGCCGGGGCGCTGTCGGGCGGCGAGCGGCAGATGGTCGCCATGGGCCGGGCGCTGATGATGGAGCCCTCGGTGCTGCTGCTGGACGAGCCCACGGCCGGCCTGTCGCCGATGTTCCAGGACGAGGTCTTCCAGCGGGTCCGCCAGATCAACGAGACGGGCGTCTCGGTGATCATGGTGGAGCAGAACGCCCGCCGCTGCCTGCAGATCTGCGACCGCGGCTACGTGCTCGACCAGGGCCGCAACGCCTACACCGGCACGGGGCGCCAGCTGCTGGACGACCCCAACGTGATCGAGCTGTACCTGGGGACGCTGGCCAAGGCCGACTGA
- a CDS encoding TetR/AcrR family transcriptional regulator gives MEDTIVGIRERAREMLREELAETATRLFEERGFDHTTVEDIAAAAGISHRTFYRYFGTKEDVLFGDLPAAGGEALRDRLAENLGRYRPWDALHRLMRATAEQIQPPAARWARLVRIINASETLRARNLERQMHLCRLLTPVVSESVDAHPPLNELQATVLVHTALTCFDAAFSFWAEQGGTPDILTALDTAFATFAPADAD, from the coding sequence GTGGAAGACACCATCGTGGGCATCAGAGAGCGCGCGCGGGAAATGCTGCGCGAGGAGTTGGCGGAGACGGCGACGCGCCTGTTCGAGGAGCGCGGCTTCGACCACACGACGGTCGAGGACATCGCGGCCGCCGCAGGAATCTCCCATCGCACCTTCTACCGGTACTTCGGCACCAAGGAGGACGTGCTCTTCGGCGACCTTCCGGCCGCCGGCGGCGAGGCCCTCCGCGACCGGCTGGCCGAGAACCTCGGCCGGTACCGGCCCTGGGACGCGCTGCACCGCCTCATGCGCGCCACGGCGGAGCAGATCCAGCCGCCGGCCGCCCGCTGGGCGCGACTGGTCCGCATCATCAACGCCAGCGAGACCCTGCGGGCCAGGAACCTGGAACGGCAGATGCACCTCTGCCGGCTGCTGACCCCGGTCGTCTCAGAGAGCGTCGACGCGCATCCGCCGCTCAACGAACTCCAGGCCACCGTGCTCGTCCACACGGCGCTCACCTGCTTCGACGCCGCGTTCTCGTTCTGGGCGGAGCAGGGCGGGACCCCCGACATCCTGACCGCGCTCGACACGGCGTTCGCAACGTTCGCACCGGCGGACGCGGACTGA
- a CDS encoding ANTAR domain-containing response regulator: protein MVIAEDEALIRLDLKEMLEEDGYTVVGEAGDGEAAIRLATEHKPDLVILDIKMPVMDGLTAAERIAAERIAPVVILTAFSQRELVERARDAGAMAYLVKPFNKADLVPAIEMAVSRYAELAALEAEVSGLQDRLETRKLVERAKGLLQSRHGLSEPEAFRWIQKNSMDRRLTMRKVAETVIETLSEQQQ from the coding sequence GTGGTGATCGCGGAAGACGAGGCCCTGATCCGGCTCGACCTCAAGGAGATGCTTGAGGAGGACGGCTATACGGTCGTGGGCGAGGCCGGCGACGGCGAGGCCGCCATCCGGCTGGCCACCGAGCACAAGCCCGACCTCGTCATCCTCGACATCAAGATGCCGGTCATGGACGGCCTGACCGCCGCCGAGCGCATCGCCGCCGAGCGCATCGCGCCCGTCGTCATCCTCACCGCGTTCTCCCAGCGCGAGCTGGTCGAGCGGGCGCGCGACGCCGGCGCCATGGCCTACCTGGTCAAGCCGTTCAACAAGGCCGACCTCGTACCGGCCATCGAGATGGCGGTCAGCCGCTACGCCGAGCTGGCGGCGCTGGAGGCCGAGGTCTCGGGCCTGCAGGACCGGCTCGAGACCCGCAAGCTGGTCGAGCGGGCCAAGGGCCTGCTGCAGAGCCGCCACGGGCTCAGCGAACCCGAGGCGTTCCGCTGGATCCAGAAGAACTCCATGGACCGCCGGCTGACCATGCGCAAGGTCGCCGAGACCGTCATCGAGACCCTGAGCGAGCAGCAGCAGTGA
- a CDS encoding branched-chain amino acid ABC transporter permease, whose translation MDIMMTLALSLETAIGPIAAIYVLAAIGLNMHFGYTGLLNFGQVGFMLVGAYGVAVCVTTFGLPLWAGFGVSVLCSVVLALILGIPTLRLRADYLAISTIAVAEVLRLLYRAEFARPITGGVYGRQSFADGFYEFNDRLGIIPPGSYGIGDVDFSADELWLMLVSWGCVALALGMTAMLMRSPWGRVIKGIREDEDAVRSLGKDAFTYKLQSLVLGGVFGGVAGVLIALNQGNITPDQFMPQVTFYLWAMLLLGGVGTLWGPVIGPVIMWFLLTLFDESLRSLASSGALPFLATSDSGALRHALVGIALMLLIIYRPQGLVGNRKEMLVNVK comes from the coding sequence ATGGACATCATGATGACCCTGGCCCTGTCCCTCGAAACGGCGATCGGGCCCATCGCGGCCATCTACGTGCTGGCGGCCATCGGCCTGAACATGCACTTCGGCTACACCGGCCTGCTCAACTTCGGCCAGGTCGGGTTCATGCTCGTGGGCGCCTACGGCGTGGCCGTGTGCGTCACCACCTTCGGCCTGCCGCTGTGGGCCGGGTTCGGCGTCAGCGTGCTGTGCTCGGTGGTGCTCGCCCTCATCCTGGGCATCCCCACCCTGCGGCTGCGCGCCGACTACCTCGCCATCTCGACCATCGCCGTGGCCGAGGTGCTGCGCCTGCTCTACCGCGCCGAGTTCGCCCGCCCCATCACCGGCGGCGTGTACGGGCGGCAGAGCTTCGCCGACGGGTTCTACGAGTTCAACGACCGGCTCGGCATCATCCCGCCGGGCAGCTACGGCATCGGCGACGTCGACTTCTCCGCCGACGAGCTGTGGCTGATGCTGGTGTCGTGGGGGTGTGTCGCCCTGGCGCTGGGCATGACCGCCATGCTGATGCGCAGTCCCTGGGGCCGCGTCATCAAGGGCATCCGCGAGGACGAGGACGCCGTGCGCAGCCTCGGCAAGGACGCCTTCACCTACAAGCTGCAGAGCCTGGTGCTGGGCGGCGTGTTCGGCGGCGTGGCCGGTGTGCTCATCGCGCTCAACCAGGGCAACATCACCCCCGACCAGTTCATGCCGCAGGTGACGTTCTACCTGTGGGCGATGCTGCTGCTCGGCGGCGTGGGCACGCTCTGGGGCCCGGTGATCGGCCCCGTGATCATGTGGTTCCTGCTCACGCTGTTCGACGAGTCGCTGCGCTCGCTGGCCTCCTCGGGGGCGCTGCCGTTCCTGGCCACCTCCGACTCCGGTGCGCTGCGCCACGCCCTGGTGGGCATCGCGCTGATGCTGCTGATCATCTACCGGCCACAGGGCCTCGTCGGCAACCGCAAGGAGATGCTGGTCAATGTCAAGTGA